Genomic window (Syntrophobacterales bacterium):
AGACTTTTCCTCTCCACGCCCATGAGCACCTTGTCCTTCGCCTGCTCAAAGTCATCCATTTCAATCTCTTTTTTGCTTTTCCTTGCAGCCAGAAGAGCAGCCTCATTTACAAGGTTTTCCAAGTCGGCGCCAGAAAATCCAGGAGTACCGCGCGCAATCACCGATAGCTCAACATCTCCTGCCACCACGGTCTTTTTGGTATGAACACTGAGAATAGCCTCTCTCCCTTTTACATCCGGTATGGAAACCACTATCTGACGGTCGAACCTTCCCGGCCTAAGAAGGGCAGGATCCAGCACATCGGGTCTGTTTGTCGCCGACATAACGATGACACCTTCGTTCGACTCAAAACCGTCCATCTCCACGAGGAGTTGGTTCAAGGTCTGCTCTCTCTCGTCATGGCCGCCCCCAAGGCCAGCACCTCTGTGTCTGCCTACCGCATCAATCTCGTCAATAAATATGATGCACGGCGCATGTTTTTTGCCTTGATTAAAGAGGTCTCTCACCCGGGAAGCTCCCACACCGACAAACATTTCCACGAAATCAGAGCCGCTAATGCTGAAGAACGGCACATCAGCTTCTCCGGCTATGGCTTTGGCAAGCAAAGTCTTTCCTGTCCCGGGAGGACCTACGAGAAGAACGCCTTTAGGTATCCGTCCACCCAACTTCGTGAATTTCTTCGGGTCTATCAGAAATTCTATGATCTCCTGAAGTTCTTCTTTTGCCTCGTTGATCCCGGCCACATCCTTGAACGTGACTTTATTCTCTTTTCCGGTCACCAGCCTTGCCTTACTCTTGCCAAAGGCCATGGCCTTGCCACCTCCAGCCTGCATCTGTCTCATAAAGAACACCCAGACGCCAATGAGCAGAAGCATAGGAAACCAAGAGATAAGGATATTCTGCCATATCCCGGAATCATCGTCCGGTTTTGCATCGACACTCACATTATGGGATCTCAATATCTTCGTCAACTCCAGATCATCCGGGGTATAACTTTTAAATTTCTTGCCTTCCTTGAACGATCCTATAATATGCCTTCCTTGAATAGTA
Coding sequences:
- the ftsH gene encoding ATP-dependent zinc metalloprotease FtsH, with the protein product MNKNIFVWLFIIIFGLVIFNMYYKPKTNYESVKFSDFIHAIETDKLESVTIQGRHIIGSFKEGKKFKSYTPDDLELTKILRSHNVSVDAKPDDDSGIWQNILISWFPMLLLIGVWVFFMRQMQAGGGKAMAFGKSKARLVTGKENKVTFKDVAGINEAKEELQEIIEFLIDPKKFTKLGGRIPKGVLLVGPPGTGKTLLAKAIAGEADVPFFSISGSDFVEMFVGVGASRVRDLFNQGKKHAPCIIFIDEIDAVGRHRGAGLGGGHDEREQTLNQLLVEMDGFESNEGVIVMSATNRPDVLDPALLRPGRFDRQIVVSIPDVKGREAILSVHTKKTVVAGDVELSVIARGTPGFSGADLENLVNEAALLAARKSKKEIEMDDFEQAKDKVLMGVERKSLIIPYEERKNAAFHEAGHALVAKMIPGSDPIHKVTIIPRGRALGITQQLPIDERHTYSRSYLIDNITILLGGRAAEELVLNHKTTGAGNDIDRATEIARKMVCEWGMSEKLGPLNYGKKEEHIFLGREIAQHRDFSESTAQDIDEELRRIVMDCFERAKAILYNNMNALHAIANRLLEKEVLDGQEIESLIKEHVNAEEVAV